A stretch of DNA from Nitrosopumilus zosterae:
CTGTTAACCTTGAAATCGCTTTAGGAGACTCACTTCTTGGTAAAATGACTGTTCCTAGTTTTAGATCTGCTGTTCCCAAGACAAATTTTGGGTATTTTCATTGAGTTTAATATCTTTCTGATTGCTTCTCTCCCAAACATTAAAATCCATTATGGGTCAACGGCACCCATTGACATCTAATTCAGCATTAGAAACTACGATTGACAAAATTTTAAACAACACTGAAAAAGATATTCTTTCAAACATCAAATCTGCTCTTGTTGAATCTCAACAAAAATTAGATGATTCTATCCCAAAATTGGAGAACGAATATGATAAAATTATTTCAGATGGCAAAAAAGAAGCAGATAAGATCGAAAAACAGATCATTGGAAGTTCAGATATTGAGGCCAGAAATAAGCAACTTATGCTATTGGAAGAAGCAGTTGCTAAGGTTTTTTCAAAAGCACTAGATCAAATTGCAAATACTGACAAAAGTGGTGATTATTCAAATTTGATTAAAACTCTATTAGACGAATCAACTCAAGTTTTAGGTACCAATGAAATCACTGTTTTTACTAGTGCAAAAGATAGAGATGTAGTTCAATCTGCATTATCACAATTCTCGGGAGCTGAGTTAGCATCTGATACAATTAATTGTCTTGGTGGAATTGTAGCAAAATCAAAAGATGGGGCAATGACATTTGATAATACCATTGATGCAAGAATTGAACGCCTGAAGCCTTTAATAAGGAAAGACATTGCATCAAAATTCGGAGTAGGAAATTAAGATGGCAGCTCAAGGTAGAATTGTTTGGGTAAGTGGTCCGGCTGTAAGAGCAGACGGTATGTCTGATGCGAAAATGTATGAGACAGTGACTGTTGGTAATTCAAAATTAGTAGGGGAAGTAATTCGTTTAACTGGGGATGTAGCATTTATTCAGGTTTATGAGTCAACAAGTGGATTAAAACCAGGCGAACCTGTTGTAGGTACTGGAAATCCACTCAGTGTATTATTAGGTCCTGGGATTATTGGACAACTTTATGATGGAATTCAAAGACCATTAAGAGAATTATCAAAAGCTTCTGGTTCATTCATTGGTAGGGGCATTACAACGACTCCAGTTGACATGACAAAAAAATATCATTTTGTTCCAACTGTTTCTAATGGGGATGTAGTGCATCCAGGATTTGTAATTGGCACTGTTCAAGAAACTGAACTTATTGAACACTCTATTATGGTTCCACCAGATCATCCAGGCGGAGTTATCTCAAATTTAGTGTCTGAAGGAGATTATGATTTAGAAACTCCATTAGCTTCTACCGAGAAAGATGGTCAAAATACTCCTATCAAGATGTATCACAGATGGCCTGTAAGAAAACCACGTCCATATCAAAAAAGATACGATCCTACTGTTCCGTTACTTACTGGCCAACGTGTAATTGATACGTTCTTCCCAATCGCAAAAGGAGGAACTGGTTCAATTCCTGGTGCATTTGGAACAGGAAAGACTGTTACATTACACCAAATCGCAAAATGGGCTGATTCCCAAGTTGTAGTCTACATTGGTTGTGGCGAAAGAGGAAATGAAATGACTGAAGTTCTCGTGGAATTT
This window harbors:
- a CDS encoding V-type ATP synthase subunit E, which encodes MGQRHPLTSNSALETTIDKILNNTEKDILSNIKSALVESQQKLDDSIPKLENEYDKIISDGKKEADKIEKQIIGSSDIEARNKQLMLLEEAVAKVFSKALDQIANTDKSGDYSNLIKTLLDESTQVLGTNEITVFTSAKDRDVVQSALSQFSGAELASDTINCLGGIVAKSKDGAMTFDNTIDARIERLKPLIRKDIASKFGVGN